A region of the Methanobrevibacter ruminantium M1 genome:
AGCCCATAAAATCAATCTAACTTTTTTGCAATAGAGGAAAATAATCATTAAAAAAAAAACTAGACAAGAAATTAGAAAACTAATTTAAAAAAAAATGTAAAAATTTAGTTATATAAAAAAATAATAAAATAGGACTCAAACATCCTATTTTTAATAGAAATTAATTAATAATAAAAATCTTCAGATTCAATTTTTTCAATTAAATTTCGAAGATCTTTAGTAATTAATTTAATTAATTCAAAATTTTTTGGAATAACTAACAAACCTTCAAGTTTTTCAATATTCTCGTTAACTCTATTTTTATCAGATATTAACATATGGCCACTATAGTTCTCGATTAGTTTTTTTCCTTCGAAAATAACTTCCTCAGCATCGTTAATAATATTTCTTTGTTTAATCTTTTCTTCATAATCACTTAAAAGATTCTCATTATCTAAACCTGCCTTCTTAATTTCTTCACTAGACATACGGTTACTTGAATCGAATGTCGCGGATAATTTTTTATTAGTGCTTAGTTCTTTTGCAGACAATCCCATTATTCCATTTTTATCAACTTTTAATTTAACTTGGATTGCGACTTCGCCCTTAGGCCTTGGAGGAAGTCCCCTTAAAGTAAAAGAGTGAAGTGTATGATTTTCTTTTGCAAGAATAGATTCTCCCTCAACGATTTGAATATTTGCACTTGTTTGATTATCACGCATAGTATGATATTCTTTAGTAACTTCTGCTGGAAGAGGAGTGTTTTTTGGAATAAGTGGATCAGACTCTTTTTCATTAATTACAACACTCAATGTTAAAGAATTAATAGTGCCTACTGTAATTGGACCCCCTTTATATATGGATGCCCCTTGAGCAACGCATACCATTGGATCAATACCTTCTGCAGCAGATTTGCCTAAAAGTTTTTCAATGCTTTCCCTAATAAGAGGCATTTTAGTAGGGCCTCCAACAAAAACCAAAAAGTCAATATCGTCTTTTGTTAATTTAGCATCCTTAAGTGCCTCAAGAACTTTTTCTTTACTTCCTTTTACAACTTCATCAGATAACTTATTTAAATCAGACCGGTTTACATTTTTATCCAAATTAATACGTTGCCCTTTATCAGTCATTACAATAGAATCTATATGAACATTAGTAGTTTTGGTGCTGGATAATTCTATCTTAGCGATTTCAGTAGCATTATACAAATCAATAAGAGGATCATATTCAGGAGTTATATAATCTTCTAGCTTTAATCCATTTTGTTCTTCAAAGTCTCTTTGAAGATAATCCCGCAAAGCCATAGTAATATTCCGACCACCAAATCTAGCTCCAGTAGTGACTTTTGGAACAAGTTCAGAACCATCAAAGGCTCCAATGATAATGTCTAAAGTGCCCCCTCCCATATCGAATACTAAAATATTGCCTAAAAAATTTTTTGTGAGACTATAAGTCAAACATGCGGCTGTAGGTTCATCAACAAGAGCTTCGACTTCAAAACCAGCAATTTCCCCAGCTTCCATAGTTGCATTTCTAGCATCATTATCAAAACTAGCAGGTACGCTAATAACTGCTTTATTAATAGGTTTACCTAAATAAGCTTCAGCATCTCTTTTTATACGACCTAAAACATAAGAAGTAATCTCTTGAGGAAGTTTATCTTCACCATTAAATTTAATAGTTTCATTTTCACCCATTTTTAATTTAAATTCTGCAACAGAATTACTAGCATTACTTGCCATTTGCTTTTTTGCATGATGTCCCACTAGCAATTCACCATTTTCATTTACTGCAACAACACTAGGGAAATAATCATAACCCATAGCACTAGGAATTATTTGAAATTTTTCATCTTTATAAATACAAGCTGCAGAATTTGTAGTTCCAAAATCAATACCAATTATAATATCTTCATTATTCAAATTAATACCCCCTAACAATTATTATATGATAATAACTATTAATCATTATCTAATCTTATTTATGGTTAGAATTCTTTAATTTTGACAAATTTCCTTACTTTTCGTTGAAATATATCAAATTCTCCTAAATCACCAATTAAATTTTCCTTGTAATTTATCCAATTTTTTTAATTCGCCCTTAATTTCTTGTTGCAAAATCTTAATTTCACAATTAGAAATCATCCTCACAACATTGTTTTTAAATTCTTGTTCGTTTTTTGTGTCCTTAAAATTAAACTCATACTTTGAGTTTTCTTCCTGATTAGAAATACTATCCTCGGCACATTTATAACAAAAATATGCTAACTCATAAGCATCCATAGCATTGTTTCCTGCTTTTACAGTAGTTTTAACAGATTGTGAATTCGCATAATCAAAGCAAATATTGCCCAAATTAAACCATCCTATAGGATATTTTTCTTTTTTAAGTTTTTTTCCTTTATTAATTTTCTTTTCTTTTTCATTTTTATAATCTTTTAACTTTAAATTTTTAATAATAAGCCAATTAAAGTCTTCTTCTTCAAGTATCTTTTCACGAGACTTTGAAGTTAATTTTAAAAAATACCTATATTTTTTGAGTTCAGATGTTTTTCCAATTGTTTTTCTTAGACGTTCAAGACTGAAATTATAAGAAGCAGATCCAAACTTACCATTATAAAAGTCTTTAAAAGCAGATTTTAAAGTTTTAAGATCAACATCGGAAATACCACATTCATTTTTAATATATTCCAAATCATCTTGATAACACTGATTATTAATACCTGAAAGAATATTCATAGAACTTACATCTTGACACTCATTCAAATAAGATTCCATATCTTCCAAATATGAATCCATTGATTCTTTTAAACCAGAAAAAGAAGATTTAATCTCCTTAGTTGAAAAATCATAATTATCAAAACGATGTTCTGGTTGATTTATATTTTCATCAGATAATAATTCATAATTATTTCTCAACTTATCTTCTATTTTTTGATTCACTTCCTCTTTATCATTTAAATTTTCATTTAACTTTTCAATCACTTCATCCTTTTCAATTAAATTATCATTTAACTTTTCAATCACTTCATCCTTTTCAATTAAATTATCATTTAACCTTTTATTAATTGCAATTTGGTTTTTTAACTCAGTATTTACTCTTTTTTCAACATTCCTTTCATATTCAGAATTATTTTTTTTAATACGATTTTTAACTATATATTCCCTATTTTCATAAAAGTCATCGAGAGACATATCCTCGTCTAAAACATTTTCACGAATTAAATCATTAATATCATTGAAACTTAATTGTGAACTTTTAGAATAATCCATAAGTTCATTCAACATTTTTTTATCATCAATAGACATCATTCCAAGTTTAAAGGATAAACCCTCAATTAAATCCTCTTCAAAACCTGCAGATTCAAATTTGTCTTCAATATTTTTATCTTCATGGAATTTATCAATTTTATCTGCTAAAGGAGTATCATTTTCAAATAATCTAAAAATATCAAATTGCTTGTCCAAACCCTCTTCATCAAAACAATACAATCTTTTATAGTCATTAGAAAAGTTTAAAAATTCATCAAGAATCCCTTTATCCAGAGATTGTTCAATTATACGAAATAGGCTATTGCATTTATAGTAATCATGCAATTCTTCCCAAGATAAATTATCAAAGGGTTTACTAAAATACTTGGGATCATTAATATATGATTCTTTTGATTTTTGATAATTTTTATATCTAATTTTTGCAACGTTAAGATCATACTTAGGATAAAATGGATTACCATAAATTATAGCAGAGTAGTACCAAGCATCTGCATGTTCTTCATCAAGTTCATTAACTTTTTCAAAATACTTTAAAGCATCACCCAACTTATTTAAGCCAATGTAAGAAATACCAATACCAAATAAACTGCTAACATAATTTTCATCACTATTTAAAAGATTTCTAAATTTATCAATAGCATCTTGATATTTACCCATCCTATTCAAAAGATGGCCATGGTCATCAAGAACAAGAGAATTAGGAGAAAGAGAATGATTTAACTCAGCCTCAAAACGTATATCTGCTTCAGTAAAATTACCCTTACGGGCAAAAATACGGCCAAGCTCCCAATTATTACAATTAAAATCATCATTAGAACCTTTATTTACCACAACTACACCTCTCGACAAAAAACTAAAAAGAAAAAATTAAAAATAATAGTAATTATTATTTTATTAAAAAAATATATAAAATTTTTTATAAAATCTAAAAAATCGGAAAAAATAGACCTTGAAAATAGATAAAATAATAAAAAATAATAAAAAAAGTATAAAAGTATAAAAAAATGAAAATAAAAATAATTGAGGATAATATCAATAGGAAATTCTAAAATATGAAAAAGTAAATAAATTAAAAATTATTTTTAAATTATGTTTTTCAACATTATGTGACATTTTAGCCAATAATTTCCTTTTCAATAAAATAACTTTTTACAATTTCTATCTTTTTGTTAGAAAAATCAGTAATAAGAAAAGCAATTTAATTTTTGCATTCCTTATGAACTAATTAATTAATTCTGCGGAGTGAAATGTTTTTGAATATTGTTCAGAAATGTCATAAATAAAAGATTTCAAAACATTATCTCTTTTAACTTCAGCAACAATACTTCCACATTTATCAAAAGAAAGATTTATATCTCTCCTTTATAACAAAATTATTTTATTGTTATTGTCACCAATATGTAAATTAATAATTATTTATCAAAATCATTAAAAATTAAATAGATAATAACAATTATTTTTAATATTTAACATCATAATAAATAAATAAATAAATAAGGCAATATGATAATTAAAACTAAATTAAGGATTATTGTACCATTTATTAGTACTTTCAGGGAGTAATACCACTATTAACCTCCTTAGATTCAGAAGCACTACCACCAGACTTACCTTTACCGCCTTTAGCAATACCACTATTAACCTCCTTAGATTCAGAAGCACTACCACCAGACTTACCTTTACCGCCTTTAGCAATACCACTATTAACCTCCTTAGATTCAGAAGCACTACCACCAGACTTACCTTTACCACGTTTAGTTATACCTGCAGTAATAGGATATGCATCTGGTTTCATTGTAACACTTACAGAACCTGTACCAAGAGGTATAGGTTGACCTATAATAATGTTTTCAATGATTCCAGTGAGATCATCAACTTCTCCTCTGATACTTGCGTGAAGCAAGTGCTTACCGGTTTCTTCGAATGCAGCACGAGCAAGAACACTTGATTTCTCACCACTGATACCATGTCTACCAATGGACTTGACAGTTCCTTCGGAAGTCATCATGTCTGCAACCAACATGATGTGCCTGATGTCTACAGTCAAACCTTGGTCAGATAGGGTACGGTTAAGCTCATAGACAATAGCATTACGAGCTGCTTCAATACCTAAAACAACTTCTATCTCGTGAATGTCGTTTGTAGTGGATCTTACCTTGTCAATACCTTCAATCTTAAAGATTGCGCCAAGGTTGGAACCTTCGGTATGAAGAACCCATTCAGCATCGTCCTTACGAATAATAACTTTACCGATACCTTTGGTACCACTAATCTGCAAGTCACGGACCTTATCACCGAGAAGTCTAAGTTCTCTGATGGTTCTTTTGCTAGGTTCAAAGATTAATGTAATGTTTTCATCTGATTTTTTAAGATTGATGTTGGAAGGCTCTTGGACTTCTTCATCTGAAACTTGAATAGTTTCACTATCTTCTTCAGAATCAGCTTTAGCCATACCAGTTTCCTCAGCATCAGAATCCGCTTTAGCCATACCAGTTTCATCCACTTTATCGACCTTAGCAATGTCGGTTTCTTCAACATCAGAATCGACATCTTCAATATCTTTAGCCTCTTCTTCAATAAGCTCATCGTCACCATAATTAATGATTTCGAGCTTTTTGAATGTCTTTTGAACACGACTAATAATATCATCTATATCAAGTCTTCTAGACTCGATTTTCTCATTGTCAAGTACAGTGACAATCTTATAATTGAAGTAGTCAATGTCATAATCAGCTAAAATATCATTGATTGTGCTTTTACCGATTTGGTTTGCTAACTTTCTGACGAATTCCTCGTCGTTCTTGTACTCATCTTCGAAGTAAATGTCCATTGTAGGAGTGGAAATCTTTTTCCTTGCATCTACAATTTCAATAAGCCTAGGTAACCCTAATGTTACGTTTAATTCCGCTACCCCTGCGTAGTGAAAAGTACGCATGGTCATCTGAGTACCAGGTTCACCTACAGATTGAGCTGCAACAGTTCCTACAGCTTCACCTGCTTCAATATGAGCACGTTCATAAGCTTCTTCGACCTTAAGAACTAAAGTGTTCAATTCCTTATCAGTCAAATCTCTTCTGATATAAGCACTTGCCAATTCATCAATATAACTTTGAGGAAAGTCAATTTTATTCTTTTTAAGTACTTTTTCAACCTTTTTAATTGCATCAAGTTTTGCTTCAGCATCTACCATAAAATTGCCTCCTTATTTACCCTCATCTTTAATTCTCATTTCGTCAATAAGCTTGTCTAAGTTAGCCACTTTACCAAAGTCACTTTTTGCTGGGTCTATTCCATCCTCACCAAATACGGTTTGGATAACCTGATTCTTATTGTCTGTAACCAATCCGTCTGATCTTACATTCAAGTCTTCAAGTGCGTTTACAAGTCTTCTTTGCATATAACCGGATTGTGCTGTACGAATCGCTGTATCTACAAGACCTTCCCTTCCACCCATAGCGTGGAAGAAGAATTCTACAGGGTCAAGACCTTCTTTGTAGCTGGAATGTACAAATCCTTTAGCTCTAGCCCCTAATTCGTGCTTTCTAAAGTGAGGAAGCGGTCTTGCAAGATATCCTCTTGTAATACGTCCACCACGAACAGATTGCTGCCCTACACAAGCGGTAATCTGAGCAAGGTTCAACATGGATGCCCTTGCACCGGTCTTTGCCATAACTACAGAGTGGTTTTC
Encoded here:
- a CDS encoding Hsp70 family protein, which codes for MNNEDIIIGIDFGTTNSAACIYKDEKFQIIPSAMGYDYFPSVVAVNENGELLVGHHAKKQMASNASNSVAEFKLKMGENETIKFNGEDKLPQEITSYVLGRIKRDAEAYLGKPINKAVISVPASFDNDARNATMEAGEIAGFEVEALVDEPTAACLTYSLTKNFLGNILVFDMGGGTLDIIIGAFDGSELVPKVTTGARFGGRNITMALRDYLQRDFEEQNGLKLEDYITPEYDPLIDLYNATEIAKIELSSTKTTNVHIDSIVMTDKGQRINLDKNVNRSDLNKLSDEVVKGSKEKVLEALKDAKLTKDDIDFLVFVGGPTKMPLIRESIEKLLGKSAAEGIDPMVCVAQGASIYKGGPITVGTINSLTLSVVINEKESDPLIPKNTPLPAEVTKEYHTMRDNQTSANIQIVEGESILAKENHTLHSFTLRGLPPRPKGEVAIQVKLKVDKNGIMGLSAKELSTNKKLSATFDSSNRMSSEEIKKAGLDNENLLSDYEEKIKQRNIINDAEEVIFEGKKLIENYSGHMLISDKNRVNENIEKLEGLLVIPKNFELIKLITKDLRNLIEKIESEDFYY
- a CDS encoding DNA-directed RNA polymerase subunit A'' translates to MVDAEAKLDAIKKVEKVLKKNKIDFPQSYIDELASAYIRRDLTDKELNTLVLKVEEAYERAHIEAGEAVGTVAAQSVGEPGTQMTMRTFHYAGVAELNVTLGLPRLIEIVDARKKISTPTMDIYFEDEYKNDEEFVRKLANQIGKSTINDILADYDIDYFNYKIVTVLDNEKIESRRLDIDDIISRVQKTFKKLEIINYGDDELIEEEAKDIEDVDSDVEETDIAKVDKVDETGMAKADSDAEETGMAKADSEEDSETIQVSDEEVQEPSNINLKKSDENITLIFEPSKRTIRELRLLGDKVRDLQISGTKGIGKVIIRKDDAEWVLHTEGSNLGAIFKIEGIDKVRSTTNDIHEIEVVLGIEAARNAIVYELNRTLSDQGLTVDIRHIMLVADMMTSEGTVKSIGRHGISGEKSSVLARAAFEETGKHLLHASIRGEVDDLTGIIENIIIGQPIPLGTGSVSVTMKPDAYPITAGITKRGKGKSGGSASESKEVNSGIAKGGKGKSGGSASESKEVNSGIAKGGKGKSGGSASESKEVNSGITP
- a CDS encoding tetratricopeptide repeat protein, which codes for MVNKGSNDDFNCNNWELGRIFARKGNFTEADIRFEAELNHSLSPNSLVLDDHGHLLNRMGKYQDAIDKFRNLLNSDENYVSSLFGIGISYIGLNKLGDALKYFEKVNELDEEHADAWYYSAIIYGNPFYPKYDLNVAKIRYKNYQKSKESYINDPKYFSKPFDNLSWEELHDYYKCNSLFRIIEQSLDKGILDEFLNFSNDYKRLYCFDEEGLDKQFDIFRLFENDTPLADKIDKFHEDKNIEDKFESAGFEEDLIEGLSFKLGMMSIDDKKMLNELMDYSKSSQLSFNDINDLIRENVLDEDMSLDDFYENREYIVKNRIKKNNSEYERNVEKRVNTELKNQIAINKRLNDNLIEKDEVIEKLNDNLIEKDEVIEKLNENLNDKEEVNQKIEDKLRNNYELLSDENINQPEHRFDNYDFSTKEIKSSFSGLKESMDSYLEDMESYLNECQDVSSMNILSGINNQCYQDDLEYIKNECGISDVDLKTLKSAFKDFYNGKFGSASYNFSLERLRKTIGKTSELKKYRYFLKLTSKSREKILEEEDFNWLIIKNLKLKDYKNEKEKKINKGKKLKKEKYPIGWFNLGNICFDYANSQSVKTTVKAGNNAMDAYELAYFCYKCAEDSISNQEENSKYEFNFKDTKNEQEFKNNVVRMISNCEIKILQQEIKGELKKLDKLQGKFNW